The Moorena producens PAL-8-15-08-1 genomic interval ACTCTATCTTTGTCCGATGTTTACAATACAATTGGCTACTACCTTCGACACCAAGATGCGGTAGAAACATACTTAAATCAGAGAGAGCAGTTAGCTGAATCAGTGCAGCAACGTTTGTCTAGTATCCAACCTGATCTCAGCTTAATTCGTACCCGTTTGCTATCTCAGCAGAATCAGTAGAAACGGTTATGCTGAGTTTGCTGAGCGATGAGAATTTCAACGGTGACATTGTTCGAGGGCTGTTTTTGCGTCAACCCAATCTTGACCTACTACGGGTTCAAGATGTTGGCTTGCGAGAAGTAGATGATCCAGCGATTCTAGCTTGGGCAGCAATTAACGGACGTATCCTTCTAACTCATGATCGTGCAACGATGCCAGATTTTGCCTACAACCGCCTAGTTTCAGGAGAGTCGATGGCGGGCATCTTTGTCGTCAATGATCGAATGCCAATTCGACAGGCAATTGATGAATTACTACTACTGATCGATTGTAGTGAGCAAGCAGAATGGAAGGGAATTGTGCTGTATTTGCCTTTGTGACAGCTAAAGTCTCTGACAGTTGCGGCGGCATAATTAATAACTATAAGTTATCCCACAAGCAACGATCGCTGCTAAAACTACCAGATATCTACTTACTTATCGGTTACTACCTCAGACATCGAGATCAAGTTCATACCTATCTTGCAGAACGTCAACGTCAGGCAAATGTGATTCAGCAAGAGGCTGAACAACGTTTTAATCCAATTGGAATACGCGATCGCTGAAAGCGGGACTTCGTCCATCGCCTACTAGCTA includes:
- a CDS encoding DUF433 domain-containing protein, encoding MSLVLERETPPLREDETGAIRVGNSRVLLETVIRAFQDGASPESIVHRYSTLSLSDVYNTIGYYLRHQDAVETYLNQREQLAESVQQRLSSIQPDLSLIRTRLLSQQNQ
- a CDS encoding DUF5615 family PIN-like protein, which encodes MLSLLSDENFNGDIVRGLFLRQPNLDLLRVQDVGLREVDDPAILAWAAINGRILLTHDRATMPDFAYNRLVSGESMAGIFVVNDRMPIRQAIDELLLLIDCSEQAEWKGIVLYLPL